The Chryseobacterium sp. LJ668 genome segment TGCATTCAGTACTTCTTTTTTCTGACCAAAAGCTACAGAAAATAATAGACAAAGGATCAGCGAAAATTGCAGTTTCATAATTTCTATTTTATTTAAATCTACATTAAATTTTTAAGGCGCAAATGTTGAAGAAGCATAATGGTTTTTGCATCTTTGATATCACCGGAATCAATCATTTTATGAGCTTTTTCAATATCGATTTCCAGAACTTCAATATCTTCTCCCTCTTCTTGCAGACCACCACCATTGTTGATTTTCATTTCATCAGAATATTCTGCAATGAAGAAATGAAGAATTTCTGTGACAGATCCGGGTGACATATAGGCTTCAAAAACTTTTTCAACCTTCGATATTTTGTAGCCTGTTTCTTCTTCGGCCTCTCTTATTATACAATCTTCAGGATGATTATTGTCTAATAATCCTGCACATGCTTCGATCAGCATTCCGGTAGAATTTCCGTTGATGTAAGTCGGCATCCGGAATTGTCTCGTTAAAATTACCGTTTTTTTGGCTGCGTTATATAACAAAATCACAGCACCATTTCCCCTGTCATAGGCTTCTCTGCTTTGGGTTTCGGTCTTGCCGTCATTTTTTAAAACATTGAAAGTGATCTTTTTTAAAGTGTACCAGTTATCTGATAAAATTTCAGTCTTTTCTATATGTATGTTTGTATTCTGCATAGATTGTACAATCTTATTGATTATGTAAGTTTATTATTTTTGAATAAATCTTCTAAAGCATTTTTTAAATCAGGAAATTTAAATTGAAAACCTGCGTTCTGCAGTTTTTCTGAAGAAGTTCTGGAGCCTTCAAGCAATACGACAGCGAGTTCACCAAAGATAAGCTTCATTACAAACCCCGGAACATTGGGCATAAAGAGAGGTTTGTCTAAGACTTCAGCAATTTCTTTCGTCAAGTTTTCATTATCAGTATGTTGTGGCGCAGAAGCATTGTAAGCACCGCTTACATTTTCGTTTTTTAAAGCAAATTCAAAGACCGAACAAATATCATCAATATGAATCCACGGTATGTACTGTCTGCCGCTGCCAATAGGCGATCCGATCCCAAATTTTACAGGAACAGACATCTTTTTTAAAGCTCCTTCTTTTTCGGAAAGTACAATAGATGTCCGAACTTTTACCACTCTTTCAGCGAGACCCTTCTCCAAAAATTCATCAGCAGCTTTTTCCCAACGGATAACGACTTCACTTAGAAAATCATTTCCCTTTTGGTCATCTTCCTTAAATATTTTCTCTGAAGTAATGGCTCCGTAAATGCCGACAGCTGATGCCGAAATAAAAGATTTAAGCTGAATATTTTTCTTTTGTAAGGCTTTAAGAATTAATTGTGCAGAGTCAACACGGCTCGAGATGATTTCTTTTTTTCGCTCTTCAGTCCATTTTTTTTCTGAAATATTGGCTCCGGCAAGATGTATGATATGACTTACATTTTCAAATGCATTTTCATCAATGATTCCTTTCTCAATATTCCATTCAAATTCATTTTCATGCTTTTTTGTTCTTGTTAAAAACCGGATAGCATATTTATTTTCAAGTTTTTTAGCCAAAGCTTTTGCTAAAGTTCCGCCTGCTCCGGTTATGATGACAATTTCTTTCATGTTTGATTTTTATTTTTCTGCAATTTGTAAAGATTAATTTTTAACTATTAAAATATAATCATCATCCAAAATTTTGTAACCCTGGTCATAGACAAATTTGTATTCCGAGCCATTTTTATAAACTTTAATCTGCGTAAAATAATTAAAATCAAATCCTAAGCCACCGAGTTTAGACTTGCTGATTTTAGTTTTACCTTCTATATTGGTTTCGCTCAAAATCCGGTAATTGCGGCGGAGTTTATTATTTACATTCCGCATCAGATTGCTCGAGTCTTTATTTTGTTTATTGTTGTAAGCGTTTCTACAGGCATCATTGCAGAATTTTTTATCTGATCTTCCAATGATTTTTTCGCCACATTCCAGACAGTTCATAGTGTTTAATTTTTCAATGGGTGTTTGTGTTTTTTATGTAAAAGCTTTTTCCACTTAGCACTTGTAGGATAACTTCTGTTTTTGGTAACATTGTTAAAAATCAATGCCGTTACAAGCAAGATAATACACCCAGACAAAACGGGTGATAGTGCATACCAATATCCTAAATCAGAGATTTTTCCTGGT includes the following:
- the nudK gene encoding GDP-mannose pyrophosphatase NudK produces the protein MQNTNIHIEKTEILSDNWYTLKKITFNVLKNDGKTETQSREAYDRGNGAVILLYNAAKKTVILTRQFRMPTYINGNSTGMLIEACAGLLDNNHPEDCIIREAEEETGYKISKVEKVFEAYMSPGSVTEILHFFIAEYSDEMKINNGGGLQEEGEDIEVLEIDIEKAHKMIDSGDIKDAKTIMLLQHLRLKNLM
- a CDS encoding TIGR01777 family oxidoreductase, with the protein product MKEIVIITGAGGTLAKALAKKLENKYAIRFLTRTKKHENEFEWNIEKGIIDENAFENVSHIIHLAGANISEKKWTEERKKEIISSRVDSAQLILKALQKKNIQLKSFISASAVGIYGAITSEKIFKEDDQKGNDFLSEVVIRWEKAADEFLEKGLAERVVKVRTSIVLSEKEGALKKMSVPVKFGIGSPIGSGRQYIPWIHIDDICSVFEFALKNENVSGAYNASAPQHTDNENLTKEIAEVLDKPLFMPNVPGFVMKLIFGELAVVLLEGSRTSSEKLQNAGFQFKFPDLKNALEDLFKNNKLT